GATGAGCATATGAAAGCTAATGAGTGATAAAATTTGAAGTTCATCTTATGTTTAGTTCTATAACTGAGCTAAATCAGGATACTAATCCAAAGGGAGGTCGAATGAAGAAACAATATCATCGGAGAAAAGACTCTTCTTCcacttcaaaaataattatcagACATAACTAGAGGACCTTGAATGTGCATCTATGATTTATcctcataaaatatatatttacagcTCCAAATGTGTTCTGTACATCAGTTTAGtaactaatattatataagaTGCAACCCATGCTTCTAATGTGCATGGGTCACTTATTTTGGCGACTCTTATCTTGAAATGTAATTAGGCTACTTTACTAAAGAACTGTAACAAGATAACTATAACAAAAAAGAAGACATGATTCTTTAAGTGATTCCGTTGTCACTTCAGGACTACAAGTTGAATTCTAGGAGTTACAATAGTATTCGCCAGTATCTATTCACTGCAATAATGAATAAGCGACTAGGTTTAATATatatcacaattcacaaatctgttttctttatattaatatacatccTTTAAATATGCAAACAGGTCATGGTTTTTACTCTATCTACAATTACCAGAAGCTTAAAAGTGTGAATCAAAAGATACCAGATGAATTTAACAGTTCAATGACTAAATCATAGGTTTAAAGGTTTAACTGTTACAACATTAGATGCACCAGATAAAGGGTTTgggttttaatttataaaataaaatttgtaatttatttcttattttctaAGATCCCCAATTTTTCACATGATCTACTATGAGATGGCCGAATGATATCAACATAAGGATGTATAAACAAGATTGAACAGGCAGAAAAACAACATTTACAGAGGCAActtgaaataaaaatgataatttatctTAAGCCAGAAGTCTGATCGAAAAAATTTACCGTTGATATTTGGGAGAAGGGTACAAATCCGCGAAGGCCCTCGACTAAAGCCACAACTCCAcctttgttagcaccaacaaccTGCATATCTCAATTACAACAATGTCAGATATCATATCACAGAACAGCAAACTTCCAATTTAAGGGACTGCAGCTATACCCAATGCACTCACTTAAATTCAGTAAGCGTATTATATATTATCGGCACCGTATTCTTAATGCTGGGTCACcaagtaaatatataatttaatcaatgaAAGCATAAACATTAATCACTGTagcagaaaatattatttttgtctgTTCTAAATTGTGTGTGAGGACTCATGATCGATCTAGTCATAAAATGTATTCGAATAGTCATAATAGAACTACAACTAATTGGCATTGAAATACATACCTTACCCTTGACAACAACATCTTCAGCTTGAAGCTGTCTACATCTTTCCCATGCAAGGTCATACTGAATGGACCGTAAGCTCAAGATCAAACTATCATCATTTGAATTCTCACCGATAATTATAAACTCCTCACGCAGACCATTTACTATTCCAGCATCTTTCACATGCTTTACATCGTAGATGCAGACTTCCCTAGTAGGCAGGTATGCTGACGATTTAGCAGTTATGTCGACTAGTGCTCCATTTGCGTCTGTATTAAATACAGTTCCAGTGACCTAAACAGAGGTAGACAAACAATATGAAGCTTTTTCTTTCTCTCAACTTAAACCAGGCACACTATATTATGTCTGCTCCAACCTAACTAATTTTATCTCCTTCCTTTTTGTTATGTATAAATGCAATCTAAATAAATGCTGAGACCATAGATACTTTAAACCTAAGAGTCCATGTATAACACCAAGAGAACCCAGTTTCCAATACACAACTTTTTCCAAGCAAGTTCAGCCTCACAGTATTATTACCATGAAAATGTGGACCTTTTGTTTTCATTTGCTTATGTACTTTCTTGGGTGTAGGAAAATTCAAAAAGACATGAATGTACAAGCTTAAAGGAATAAAACTTTAACTGTgtaacaaacaaatattttgtatCTGCAGTTAACTGACTACTGAGTAGTTTCGTGTAAGACCTACGTTGTGTGTTTGTAAATTTGAGCCAGTTTGTGAGACATCTCAAAGATTCTCAGAGGGATACACTTGTACTCAAGGAGTTCAAATCCACCATTTCTCTATTTAACTCTTACAAATGGCATACACTACACAGCTAACATATAGAAGATAGACAATTCTATATTCCAAACTTGAAAAGGGGCTTTTCACTTTTAGTAACTAAGCAGTACCCACTAATAAACACTAACACATCCGTCGTCAAACCAGCTACTAATTCATAATAATGTGCCAAATGGCTCAATCTCATCCAAATCCAATTCACAAGAGTTGTCCAAAACCACATAAATCGAATTCAAACCCCAAAACCAAATCCAAAAGATCACCCATCTAACTCGACATTCATGAATCCATAACCAATTCAGTATCAAAGATCACACCAGGCTAGATAAAttaacaaaacacacacacacacacacacacacacacacaatatcctaatataaaaaaaaaaacaaaatccacttcaaaacaatcaaacaacacAAACCCAACTCCCAATTCATCTCATTACACCTCAACAACATCTTACATGCACAAAATCATAActaaaaacataaaacataagtAAGAGCTAGACCTTAGTGCCAATCTCAGAGTTGAAGTCATACTCCTGAATGGCCGTGTGAAAATCCTCCACATTAAACGCAACCCCTTGCATAGGAGCCGTCCGACACCTCTCATAAGCCTCTTCGAACATCTCTTTGAGCCGAGCTCGCTCTCTTGTCTCTGCAGTGGAAACTCCCACACCAGGGGCTGTCACTGCAGCTCTGACAACGTAGGACTTTTGGGAGTGCTTGTTGTGGGCCCATGTTTTTCTCGACACACGTGTGGAGGAGAGAGATGGGCATGTCAAGCATGCGCCGGCAAGCTGGTGAGGCAGAGCTGCCATTTTGGTTTGGTTGAGTTTAGTTTGATGTTCTGATGTTGATAAAATGTTGGAACGGCTTCTTGATGATGCTTGTTGTTCTATACATGGATAGAATAAAATGAGAGGTTGATGTGGGACCTAGGATATCTACACATCTAAGTTTAATGTTTGATTTTGTAGTAAATTTTTTgtgaaatcatatataaaaatgtCTCATTAGTATTAGttttatttgagaaatttgtaaaaatatgacTGTctcaaatttattgaaaatacaGTCTAAATTATATATGAGCAAATAGGATCGCGCTCAAGAAAGAACTAATGCTTAAAATAGAAAcatagaaccactaagattCTGCTTATAaccctatatttttcataaatttttgagatttaaatctaaatacatttttttctttGCATCactgtgtgtgttcaaaaataatttcaaaatataatacataaataagacatttttttcatgtgcagtTTTATTGCAGAACCCTCGCTAATATTAGAAATAAGATAATGGTTCTAAGGGTTCTCttctctctggaacatgaccctgagtaaaaattatgttttcaaatttattacgATCGAAGTTGTACACGAGATTACACTGTTGCTTAAGAAAATTAAGTGATTTTATTTTCAtgtaagaaaattattttatttgattgtaTTTCGAATTCAAGTATAATATTTTGGTGACTTACCAGTTTTATAATCTGTGTCCTGAAACCTCTGATTTACTAAAAAATTCTTGATTAATATATTAGttcttgaaaaataatttattggtTCATCAATTGTACTCTCATGTG
This genomic window from Daucus carota subsp. sativus chromosome 7, DH1 v3.0, whole genome shotgun sequence contains:
- the LOC108196922 gene encoding small ribosomal subunit protein bS1c encodes the protein MAALPHQLAGACLTCPSLSSTRVSRKTWAHNKHSQKSYVVRAAVTAPGVGVSTAETRERARLKEMFEEAYERCRTAPMQGVAFNVEDFHTAIQEYDFNSEIGTKVTGTVFNTDANGALVDITAKSSAYLPTREVCIYDVKHVKDAGIVNGLREEFIIIGENSNDDSLILSLRSIQYDLAWERCRQLQAEDVVVKGKVVGANKGGVVALVEGLRGFVPFSQISTKSPAEELIDKDIPLKFVEVDEEQSRLVLSNRKAMADSQAQLGIGSVLIGTVQSLKPYGAFIDIGGINGLLHVSQISHDRVSDIATVLQPGDALKVMILSHDRERGRVSLSTKKLEPTPGDMIRNPKLVFEKAEEMAQTFRQRIAQAEAMARADMLRFQPESGLTLSSDGILGPLSSDLPPEGLDLGGDISPAED